GCCCGGGGGTTCCCGCGGCTGGTGCCCGTTGAGGCCCGGGAAGGGGGCCCATGACGCCGCGGAGGCGCAGGCGCTCCCCTGCCCAACTCTCGGCGGAGCGGAGCTCCTGACTCCCGCTGCTCTGCAGCTGCGGCCACAGTTACCGCCGCAGCCCTGGAGACGGAACCGAGACGAGGAGAGGTGGCGGCGGCGCCCCGCGCTCCCAGGGGCCCTGACGGCGACGGCGGCCCCACCTCCCGCgctcccgccccctcccgccgTCCTCCAGTCCCCTCAGCTGCCGCGCGCGTCAGCGCCGCCTGCACAGCCGCCGCAGCCGCGAGCTTCCGACTGCGCGACCCGCGGCTGCCGCTGCTACTGAGCATGCCCAGAGGCTGCCCGACGGGACCCCCCGCAGCGGGGCGGGAGCTCGGCGCCGCCCGGGAGAGCTGATGGATACCGGGTGGGGCGAGCGCGTTTCAGGTCTTTCTCACACCCACTCCTCAGCTGGCGTTACAATGCCAGCGGAGCTGTTGtaccttcattcattcagtggGAGTTTCAGCGCTTATTGGGGTCCAGCTCAAGACGCCAGAGGCTCCCAATGATGAAGAGCAATCAGTCAAGTGTTGAGAGTTGGGAGGTAGTAGTTGTGCCAAGTATGGCTTCGGAGGCTACAATCAGCTCCCTCCAACTCCCACCCTGCATAGAGACAATAGGAGTTATAAACAGGCAGCTTCTTTAAAAACGTATCTCCATGTTTTATCCATTGAGTCAATTCCAACCCCCCTAAactgcttttataaaaaatattttttaaccgACACTAATTTCAGACTGTAGAAGATAGAGAATaatcttggggggaggggggcagtacatttttctgtagaaataagccgctccccccacccccaacccttaGCTCAGGTTCCAAGGTTCCCAGAGATAACTGACTCAAAAGCATTAGAAAGTGATGCACGCCAGGAGTGAGGTTTTGAAATAGCACTCCACAATTGATACCTGTGTGTCTGCTACTGACATTTTCTACGAAGACTGGACCCGGTCTTGCAGGTGCAGAACTGAGCAAGAAAACTGTGGATAAGATCTTAGATACCTGATTATGGCAAGTGTTATTACAGCACCTGTCCTTTGCCCAGAGAAACCCGCACACCTGGAAGAGACTAAAAGTCTGGCCTAGCTTGTCTATTCTCAAAGCCCTGCCCCCAGGCTCCAGGACTCCGCCCCTTAGTGTTGCGCACACTCAGTTGCTACCTCTCTAAGTCTTCCGGCTCCCCAGTATTGGGGCTGTCAAAATCCCGACTCAAGACTTCTTTAAGGCCGGGACACAGCTCCGCGCATGCTCATCATCAGCCAGGGTGGCAATACACACGTGCTTACGGCCAGCCGCGGCGCCTGCGCCGTAGCGGCCTGGAGTTGGTGCACGCAGGACGTTTCTCGCACCTTGACTCCTGCCCTCCGTGGGAGCCTGTTTGTGCTTAGTGTCCTGTGTATACGCCTTGCAAGCGACGGCGCCATGAGTCTGTCTTCCAGCGTACGAGGTGAAGTGGGACCTGGGAGCGGGTGAGGCTGGAGGCCTGCGCACCGATTGCAGCTTCCTCAACTCCTGTCTGGGCTGTTACCGCTGCCATGCGAGCCCGCGAGTCCTGTAACCTTGAGATGTAGAAGGGCAAGGGCTGGGCGGGCCTGCGAGCTTCCTGGGCAAGACCGGGAAAGGGGGCGATGTCAGGGTAAGGATTGGTTATCTCTCTAGGCATGGGGGCCACGGAGGCATCTACCCGTCTGGACCAAGTATTCCTAAACTAGCCAAACCCTAAAACCTAATGGTCCCGCCGctagcttttttttcttgttctcccATGAGACACTTCTGTGTTAAGTCACAGGGCctggaaaagaggaaaggttaaaaaaaaaaaaaatcggttcCCCCTTCTCAGGTTTAAATCACCGTCAGACTGTCGATTTCCTGCAAGCCTGAAGCAATGTTTGAGTAATCACATCCTAgttttgcatatttctttttttttttttaaggaaagaaaaccaatccgagttcagttttcccagttttttttgtttttgtaattataGCCCTCTGGCATCTGGCACTCAACATCAGCAGTAGTCCAGGAGAGAGGATTGAAAACGGAGTTCTTTGAGCTCTCAGCTTTCTCAGCCATGCTTTCCTTGTGCTAGTCTAGCTTTGGAAACATAGGTCCAATTAAAATTAAGAGACTTTTCTAGCAGTCGATTAATATAGACCTTCACATTGTAATAATCTACTGTGTGCACCAGCTACGTGATACACGCGATCTCTCTGCCCAGGTATAAAATGCCATGTCCCATAGTTTGGTTGTCTGTAACAGTAGTTAAGTAAAGGTAAAGAGATTGTCCAGAAGTTAATTTAAAAGAGCCCTATTgattcatttagtaaatattgaGCATCTAGAGTCAATGCCAGGTTCTGTAAAGGCTCCTTGTTAACTTGAGACCTAATTTTGTAATCCACTCTTTAAGTTGGAGAATTCCACTTCTGTTGCCAAAAGCTACCTGGCAACCTGGCAGAGTTACGTGGATAACCCATGACATTTTTAAGTTACTAATGAAGTATGTAGGAGGTGATTATTTGCAAAAATTGTTTCAAAGGATGCTCATCTTGAGAGTCCTTTAAATAGAGGCACCTTGGTGCATTTAAaatagggatttttgtttttgatttaaaaaaaacccaaacctgtATTTTCTCAGGAATAAGACTGTTGTGTAAAATAAGATACTCGTGTGACTTAAGCCACTGATCATTCTATAGGAAGACAGTTTGCACTTACGTGATATAGGCTGGAAGGTTCCAACatgggtttttaaaatgtggagtCATTTGGTGTAAATGGGCACTAAACCATTGAGATAGCATACTATTGAAATGTGAAGTAGGTGAACTCTAGGACTTATTAACACTATCTGCAGGCTAATCTTTCTTGGAATCAAGACAAGTTTGTggttgctttttttaaatctaaccATAGGGGAATCCAAAGGTGACTTTCCCATTAACTTGCCCTTCTCTAAGGTACAGGAAATTGCTTGGTGAAGAGGGTGATCAGCTTAAACTTGAAGTACTCAACTTTGTTAGAAGTAACTACTTTTTATTTCACCTAAAAACATGAAGGCTGTTAGGAGGACTGCAAAAAGACACAAAACCTTTGTAAAACTCTTTAACCAGCACCTTCTTACTTCCTCAAATGTAGTATAGTAATGTGGCAAGGTAGGGACAGATAATGTCTTAGGAATCCACCTTGTaatgtttaaatttcatttttttctgaaattttaaaccacactaaaatctgcatttttgaGTTTGGGGAAGATGAATTAAGATACTTGTTTTCAACTAAATAGGTTAATAATTATAAAGGGCTTAGAAAAGTATTTAGCAGAGGTAAGCTGTTTTTaagtatatgttaaataaaaaataaaaggatgtgtcTATGCATGCAGAATTCTCCTTtatattcagaagaaaaataatgggtGGTgggttataaataaaattaatggggATCAGGCCAGGACATGAATCTGGGAGAGGCAGTGAAGATAAGTGGAATTAAAATCCTAAGATCCCATGCAGTGAGATGATTCTTAATACCCATTTGGTGAATGAtaccagcctttttttttttttccccttattgaGGCATAATCAACATACGTATACcgaacttattttttatttgataccAGATACTAGTTTGTTATAGTCACTACTATGGAGTCCCCAGTCTAGTGACTCCTCCTCATACCCAGTATATGACTTTTAGGAAGTTTACTAAATGTCTTGCTCCTTGATACCTCCAAAACTCATTGAATCTGCTCCTTCAGGTTataaacagtaaacaaatattGGGGTTGTTGGGGTCTATAGATGTAATAGGATTGGTAGTTGATACTTGGTGGAGCTGGGTGAGGGTACATAGGAGTTCATTATAGTAATCCCTGTATATATGTCTGAAATATTCCATAATAAAGGTTTATATTTAATCTGAAATGTTTAAATCCCACACTTTGATACagtagttaagatgaggtcaaaGATAAGTCATTTGGTATAAGAGCAATGTGATGGTAAGATGGACAGATGGAGTTGCAAATTCAAATTagtaatctattatttttttttacccagctAACATTGAACACcacctgtgtgccaggcctgAGAAAAAAACATTACCGGGCACACCCTACCAATCTGGGGAAGAGACCTAGGGAGGCAAAGATTTAAACAcagctccccttcccctctcctgagaagaaaagaacattctGATTCTGTGGCAGTTGACACTGGGCAAGAGAGGACCGTTTTGGACAGAAAAGAGGTTAAAGGAACAGAAAGGGTGAGATTTCTAAGTTAAAGCAAAATTATTCCCACAGTAGAGAAAAGCTGAGGAATGGGTTATAAACAAGGGATTTGGAGACAAGTTTATGTTTTCTCAATCTCTGAATAATGCTGAGAGAAAACCAATATTATATTATACAAACCAGGGTTATACAGTAGTAAACCAAGGGAAGAGTAAGAATGGGAGGAATTATTTAGAAAGgtattttctgcattttgttctttatattggCTTATCAGTTGTATTTCTTTGTGTACATAGAAAGCACTGTTAAGCAAAATTGGGCAGAGTGGAGTTTGATCTAACTGTAGAAATACTGTTACCTGTAGAGAGCTATCTATAGAGAAGGGAAGTGAGGATAAAATCCGACGAGGCAGAAGTAGTGCTCAAGATAAAGAGTGTCTGAGAGGTGCCAActgaaatgtctttaaaaattgagTCTTGGTAAAATCTCTTTTTGCCTCTGAGATTGTGTTTATTCTTAATAGAAGATATCTGCTACCAAGAACTAAGTATCACTtcggttttattgtttttatttgtttactatcTTGGGTTTTCAATTCTTTCTCTAATTATTGACTTTTAAATCCATTGTCATTCTTGACTATCTCtacattgtttccttttccttcttttctctagGGTTGCCAGTGGCATCCACAGCtttttgccagaaaaaaaaaactgattcagGCTGCAATaaggaaatgataaaacaaatttcTTATTCTGGAAACTTTTCCATTTGTCTCTAATGAGACAAATTAGAGAATTAGGATTTGtgaagaggggaaagggaaattttaagaatttatctggctctatgattttgaaaaatcaattgGAGCAAATGCAAAGCCGTTTTCCTAGCACACATGGTACTGTGACATTTATATAGGGTCAAAAGTGACCCTTGTTAAGGGGTACGGTTACAGTGCATGTTTTGATTCCCCATGGGGCAGCTACTTTTCAGTAATATCTAGAGTCAGttcccatttctttcattttctattgccTCTTTTCTGTGTCAGTTATTCTGTCATTTATTCCACTGTCAAAAATTCCAGGGaggtaaagttttaaaagaaaagtcacCATATGGATTCAGTGGCTAATATTGGATTCAGAGGAAAGAGACTACAAGAATGTTTTCATGGTTAAAGATTCTTTTAACCTATCATTAGCTTCAGACAGAAATTCCTATAGGACTCCCTCTTTATGTCGAGACAAATTAATCTTAACCAATTTTAGTTGTTCCTTGGATCTCAGGCCTTTTTGTAATATGTAGGCACCATTAAAATAAATCGTTAGTGATTACTTCATAATTCACCTAAAAAGTAAGGTGTAACTAAGATCAACAGTATCTAGGGAgttgtgttattttattcttttgggatATTTCCTCCTTTTAAGTTTATACTAATGATAAAATTTAGCCAACATAATTGAGCATATACCAAGCAAAGGAATATTTTACCCCATTTTGTTATAGGTACATTAGCTGTTCATAGTGACTTTCCATTAGCTTAGAAGTGCATTGCTACAGCTCCTGACATAGAGAATACTTTCTCAAGAGAGTTCCATGGTAAATAATACATCAAAAAAGGAAGATCATGAACCAGGCTAGAAATCAGAGcaaagtttgagccctgcttggaaTTGCTGCAGGGTAATATCATGAAACAGCACTAAAATTCAAGACCAATCTACAAAAATTGTGTAGTCAAAAACATTCTTCAATGAGTCCAAAGGTTTGAAACTGTCAAATAACTTACTAACTTGTTTTCTCAGTCACACAGCACCTGGGAAGGACATCACGTTTGTTTATCTTAGGGGATTTCAGcaaggaagaatgaaaatgatgtaggaagaaaataaactattaatgtaaagaaaaataatactatgGTTGAAAATAGAATCCAAGGAACGTGCAAacatttgataaaaaataaattgttaaataagGTAAAACAGAGGACCAAGCTAAAAGGAACTAAGTGTGAGAATGGTTGTTCCTTCCCATTACAGTTTTGTAAGAATGAGCTTGCTCCAATTTAATGTAGGGCACTATTAGGAATGGTGATTAATCATATTAGTGCAATAAGAAATTTGACTAGTGCAAGTAAGCCATACAGTTAATTattcattatgtttttatttggcCTTGGAATATGTTTTTTGTACTTATCTCTCTAGGGCTTTATTTGATAGTTTGGGAATTTATTTGAGATACTGTGAAGATCTGACTCAGGAAGTGCTGGGAAGCAGTCCAGTGTGTTTACCCTGACCCCTGTTCAACTTCTTCCTTGCAGTCCACTCCATGCTGGGAATAGACAACTCTCCTCTGAGGCTGAGGCTAACCAGACTATGCAGAGCTTTCTTCTCTCCAGCGTTCTGTGGAATTGGGGTAGTTAAGTGCTTGGGTTTCTAAGGGCTCCTTGAAGGCAACATGAAAACATGGCCTGTTAGTCAAGCAAATAATTGAGTagaaaaatgtcattaaatttaaaatgaagtttgtAGAGAATTCAAATCCTCATACACTGGTGGATAATGGAAATTTAGAATATATTAAGTGAGAATATTATATTCTCTGTAATTAGAGACTAATTATATTCATCTTTTATATGAAATTAAtacattctgatttttattctaatgagaaagcactttgaaatttaaaaacaaacacttttgAATGACTTTGAAGCCCAGAATCCTACTGGAtatatttctttgaatgtttagtgTTAAGgggtggttttgttttatttgtcctttatttgttttttcttcagataccagttatgttttgtttcatttgtcctttttttccttcagatacCAGTtctgttttacattaaaaatttttttatgatgtttattttatttttgagagagagagagacagagagtgaggggggaggggcagagagaaagggagacacagaatctgaagcggctccaggctctgagccatcagcacagagcccagtacagggctggaactcacagaccaggagatcatgacctgagcagaagtcagatacttaactgactgagccacccaggcacccctattttacattttaaaatcactaaaGGACCTACTATTTAAATGAACTCTGATGAGTCATTTTATTAACATAATCACCTCctgatttttggggggaggggagtctttgtaatctgaattttttttttaacatttattttgagagacagaggcagagcatgagcaggggaggtggagagagagagagagatacagaagctgaagcaggctccaggctctgagccgttgttagcacagagcccgacgcggggctcgaactcacgaactgcaagaccatgacctgagctgaagtcgcacactcaaccactgagccacccaggcaccccgtcatctgaattttttaatgtgtcagggtttgtttgtctgtttttaagcAATAGGTATCTACAGGCTTACgtgtattttaaatctatttatgagcactttaaaaattattaagcatGGTTTTTCCTTGtccatctataaaataatttttaagtttccttcTACCTTGATTTAGCCATCAGCATTCAATAGAAAATACACAATTACCTCAGTAAAGGCTGGGGAAAGTCTTAACAAGAACTATTACACCAATGTGTTGTGATCATTTTGTTAACAGTAAAAACCTTTGATTATTGGGATGCTTAACTCAAAAACTGGATTTCCTGAATATTCATGTTAGTATAAATACACATTATTAGcatatattttggttttgataattattcctgttttccttccttacTCTAGTTGAATGGATCGCAGCAGTTACTATTGCTGCTGGTACAGCTGCGATTGGTTATCTAGCTTACAAAAGATTTTATGTTAAAGATCATCGCAACAAATCTATGGTAAACCTTCACATCCAGAAAGACAACCCCAAGATA
The genomic region above belongs to Felis catus isolate Fca126 chromosome D2, F.catus_Fca126_mat1.0, whole genome shotgun sequence and contains:
- the CISD1 gene encoding CDGSH iron-sulfur domain-containing protein 1 isoform X1, with the protein product MLIISQGGNTHVLTASRGACAVAAWSWCTQDVSRTLTPALRGSLFVLSVLCIRLASDGAMSLSSSVRGEVGPGSGPLHAGNRQLSSEAEANQTMQSFLLSSVLWNWVEWIAAVTIAAGTAAIGYLAYKRFYVKDHRNKSMVNLHIQKDNPKIVHAFDMEDLGDKAVYCRCWRSKKFPFCDGSHTKHNEETGDNVGPLIIKKKET
- the CISD1 gene encoding CDGSH iron-sulfur domain-containing protein 1 isoform X3 — translated: MLIISQGGNTHVLTASRGACAVAAWSWCTQDVSRTLTPALRGSLFVLSVLCIRLASDGAMSLSSSVRVEWIAAVTIAAGTAAIGYLAYKRFYVKDHRNKSMVNLHIQKDNPKIVHAFDMEDLGDKAVYCRCWRSKKFPFCDGSHTKHNEETGDNVGPLIIKKKET
- the CISD1 gene encoding CDGSH iron-sulfur domain-containing protein 1 isoform X2; translated protein: MFSQSLNNAERKPILYYTNQGYTVVNQGKSKNGRNYLESPLHAGNRQLSSEAEANQTMQSFLLSSVLWNWVEWIAAVTIAAGTAAIGYLAYKRFYVKDHRNKSMVNLHIQKDNPKIVHAFDMEDLGDKAVYCRCWRSKKFPFCDGSHTKHNEETGDNVGPLIIKKKET